One segment of Candidatus Thermoplasmatota archaeon DNA contains the following:
- a CDS encoding DNA-directed RNA polymerase subunit A' — protein sequence MRTNTPKKINSIQFGLLSPERIRKMSATRIITPDTYDEDGFPIEMGLMDPRLGVIEPGLRCKTCGQRVGKEGCPGHFGHIELAMPVIHVGYVKTILGILRSTCRGCGHLLVDEKQKKGLKRRYKTIVESGQSTGAFSKEVIVLARKSNKCPYCGRPNLSVELDKPTTFREEGHKMTPAEVREWLEKVSDAEEEDLYLFGINPKAARPEWMVLTVLPVPPVATRPSITLQTGERSEDDLTHKLVDIIRINQRLQENRDAGAPQLIVEDLWELIQYHITTYFDNQTAGIPPARHRSGRALKTLAQRLKGKEGRFRSNLSGKRVNFSARTVVSPDPNLSINEVGVPIKMARELTVKVRVNSYNIDEVRELVKRGPSPVPPKGKIYMPGVNYIIRPDGRRIKVTEENASTVAERIEIGSIVEKQLDDGDIVLFNRQPSLHRMSMMAHKVRVLPYKTFRINLAVCPPYNADFDGDEMNLHVLQSEEARGEAEVLMKVQENILSPRFGGVIIGAIHDHITGCFLLTYMDRTFSKDEAIRILSAAGYTKKIKNKMSGKEIFSKILPDELNLEYKAQACINCGECLKEKCPYDSYVVIKNGVLEKGVIDEKSIGAFKGVILEHIAREYGMDAVREFIDKVTKLGIASITTIGFTTGIDDEDMPEEANMQIDEQLAKARNKIDQLIKAYNNGELEEIPGRSLEETLEMEIMRVTGRARDQMGEIAGHHLGMGNSAVIMAKSGARGSMLNLSQMAGCVGQQAVRGERIHRGYKERTLPHFKRGDLGAKAKGFVSSNYKKGLTPTEYFFHSMGGREGLVDTAVRTSRSGYMQRRLINALENLKLESDGTVRTTYGDVVQFSYGEDGVDPTKSIRGEAVDIDHIIREVL from the coding sequence TGAGGTGCAAGACATGTGGGCAGCGTGTTGGTAAGGAAGGATGCCCGGGCCATTTCGGTCATATTGAACTTGCAATGCCTGTTATCCATGTAGGATATGTCAAAACAATTTTGGGTATACTCCGTTCCACGTGCAGGGGATGCGGACATCTGCTGGTAGACGAAAAACAAAAAAAGGGGTTAAAAAGAAGGTATAAAACCATCGTGGAAAGCGGGCAATCAACCGGTGCTTTTTCAAAGGAAGTGATCGTACTGGCAAGGAAATCCAACAAATGCCCATACTGCGGAAGGCCCAATCTTAGCGTTGAACTGGACAAACCGACGACCTTCAGGGAAGAAGGGCATAAGATGACTCCCGCCGAAGTAAGGGAATGGCTGGAGAAAGTCAGCGATGCCGAAGAAGAGGACTTATATTTGTTTGGAATAAATCCAAAGGCTGCTCGCCCGGAATGGATGGTTCTTACGGTTCTGCCCGTTCCGCCCGTCGCTACGCGTCCCTCGATCACCCTTCAGACAGGAGAACGGAGCGAGGATGACCTGACCCATAAACTCGTTGATATCATAAGAATTAATCAGCGTTTGCAGGAGAACAGAGATGCAGGAGCACCCCAGCTTATTGTGGAAGACCTGTGGGAATTGATCCAGTATCACATCACCACTTATTTCGATAACCAAACAGCAGGGATTCCGCCGGCACGCCACCGAAGCGGCAGGGCTCTAAAAACGCTTGCTCAACGATTGAAAGGAAAGGAAGGACGCTTCAGGTCAAATTTGTCCGGCAAGAGGGTTAATTTTTCCGCAAGAACGGTGGTTTCCCCAGACCCAAATCTTAGCATAAATGAGGTGGGTGTTCCAATAAAGATGGCAAGAGAACTCACGGTTAAGGTGAGGGTAAATTCGTACAACATTGATGAAGTCAGAGAACTGGTAAAGAGAGGACCGTCTCCAGTTCCTCCAAAGGGCAAGATCTACATGCCGGGAGTAAATTACATAATAAGGCCGGACGGGAGGCGAATAAAAGTTACAGAGGAGAATGCTTCCACTGTCGCCGAAAGGATAGAAATAGGGTCAATTGTGGAAAAGCAGCTGGATGATGGTGATATCGTTCTTTTTAACAGGCAGCCCTCATTACACAGGATGTCAATGATGGCTCACAAGGTCAGAGTTCTTCCATATAAAACTTTCCGTATAAATCTTGCCGTATGCCCGCCGTATAACGCAGATTTTGATGGAGATGAGATGAACCTACACGTTTTACAGTCAGAGGAGGCGAGAGGGGAGGCTGAAGTCCTCATGAAGGTTCAGGAAAATATACTTTCCCCGAGATTTGGAGGGGTTATAATCGGGGCAATACACGACCACATAACTGGCTGTTTTCTCCTGACATACATGGACAGAACATTTAGCAAAGATGAAGCTATCCGCATTCTTTCCGCTGCCGGCTATACCAAAAAGATAAAAAACAAGATGAGCGGGAAGGAGATATTCAGCAAGATATTGCCGGATGAATTAAATCTTGAATATAAGGCTCAAGCGTGTATAAATTGCGGTGAATGTCTGAAGGAAAAATGCCCGTACGACAGTTACGTTGTTATAAAAAATGGTGTCCTAGAGAAAGGCGTGATAGATGAGAAGAGCATAGGGGCATTTAAAGGAGTGATATTGGAACATATAGCACGAGAATATGGTATGGATGCAGTCCGGGAGTTTATAGACAAAGTTACAAAACTGGGTATTGCATCAATAACCACAATAGGCTTTACAACAGGCATAGATGATGAAGATATGCCGGAGGAAGCCAATATGCAAATAGATGAGCAGTTGGCAAAGGCAAGAAATAAAATCGATCAATTGATAAAGGCATACAATAACGGTGAGCTGGAAGAAATTCCTGGAAGGAGTTTGGAAGAAACACTGGAAATGGAGATAATGCGTGTTACGGGCAGGGCAAGAGACCAGATGGGGGAGATCGCAGGTCACCATCTCGGTATGGGGAATTCTGCCGTAATAATGGCAAAATCCGGTGCCAGAGGTTCAATGCTTAATCTTTCACAGATGGCAGGATGTGTTGGACAGCAGGCGGTTAGAGGGGAGAGAATACATCGCGGGTATAAAGAAAGAACACTGCCTCACTTCAAAAGGGGCGATCTGGGGGCCAAAGCAAAAGGTTTCGTATCGAGCAATTACAAAAAAGGTCTTACCCCAACGGAATATTTCTTCCATTCCATGGGCGGAAGAGAAGGGCTTGTTGATACTGCAGTAAGAACGTCACGTTCCGGATATATGCAACGTCGTCTAATAAACGCACTGGAAAATCTTAAATTGGAAAGCGATGGGACTGTAAGAACTACATATGGCGATGTAGTCCAGTTCAGTTATGGCGAGGACGGCGTTGACCCGACCAAAAGCATTCGCGGTGAAGCGGTAGATATTGACCACATCATCAGGGAGGTGCTCTAA
- the rpoA2 gene encoding DNA-directed RNA polymerase subunit A'' produces the protein MAKKDTMIALTKKGISKEIAKKLAQHFTISSLKKAGLDDICKLRFKKKDAQDILNKVGIMAKTAKAKKGRKEVINKFSKIKGIGPSKAEALYEAGFRSMLELKLQPIETIAKVKGVGKKYATIIKNYLTPSREEALKEFSKIKGIGPSKAEKLLDAGYRSKLDMKLASERELKSIIGSAASKIKKDLGSIDVRGILAKAENVPPPTIEEPEKNETLRKEIHTILESSGEFLPRSITDGIIEKVVDKDLPKKKLEYLVNKVVDDYTSVLMDPLEACGIVAAQSIGEPGTQMTMRTFHYAGVAEINVTLGLPRLIEIVDARKKPSTPMMTVYLEGACKINRDMAKKIANKIEITRLINVAEVNTDLGNMMIVVKPNKKAIERKNITIDDIEKRLKSLRRTKIRQTGDVIEVAPTGEETYRELQRINEEIKNIKIKGIDGIKRAIIRKEKGEYIIYTEGSNFEKVLAIEGVDKTRTTTNDIYAIYTVLGVEAARNAIIHEAYNTLQEQGLNVDIRHIMLVADTMTADGTIRSIGRQGISGEKSSVIARAAFEITVNHLLRAAKRGEIDELRGVAENIIVGQPIKLGTGSVELSVDVSKMGKGE, from the coding sequence ATGGCAAAGAAAGACACAATGATTGCTCTTACCAAGAAGGGTATATCCAAAGAGATTGCAAAAAAGCTGGCACAACATTTTACCATATCCTCATTAAAAAAAGCTGGTTTGGATGATATATGCAAATTGAGATTTAAGAAGAAAGACGCACAGGATATACTTAACAAAGTTGGTATAATGGCAAAGACAGCAAAAGCCAAGAAAGGAAGAAAAGAGGTCATAAACAAGTTTTCGAAGATAAAGGGTATAGGCCCTTCAAAGGCAGAAGCTCTTTATGAGGCCGGTTTTAGAAGCATGCTTGAACTGAAATTGCAGCCTATAGAAACAATAGCAAAAGTAAAGGGTGTGGGCAAAAAATATGCAACTATAATAAAAAATTATTTAACTCCTTCGAGGGAAGAAGCATTAAAAGAATTTTCGAAGATAAAGGGTATAGGCCCTTCAAAGGCAGAAAAATTATTAGATGCCGGATACCGAAGTAAATTAGATATGAAGCTTGCATCAGAAAGAGAATTGAAAAGTATTATAGGAAGTGCCGCCTCAAAAATAAAAAAGGATTTGGGCTCTATCGATGTACGGGGCATATTGGCGAAGGCGGAGAATGTTCCTCCCCCGACAATAGAGGAGCCAGAAAAAAATGAGACATTGAGAAAAGAAATACATACCATATTGGAATCTAGTGGAGAATTTTTGCCCCGTTCTATAACAGATGGGATTATAGAGAAAGTTGTTGACAAAGACCTGCCGAAAAAAAAGTTAGAATATCTGGTGAATAAAGTCGTTGATGATTATACCAGTGTATTGATGGATCCCTTAGAGGCTTGCGGAATAGTGGCCGCTCAATCCATCGGCGAGCCGGGAACTCAGATGACAATGCGTACATTCCACTATGCAGGAGTGGCAGAAATAAACGTTACACTTGGGCTGCCCCGCCTGATAGAAATTGTCGATGCCAGAAAAAAACCCTCGACACCAATGATGACGGTATATCTGGAAGGGGCATGCAAAATTAATCGAGATATGGCCAAGAAAATAGCAAATAAAATAGAAATCACCCGCCTTATCAATGTCGCAGAGGTGAACACAGATCTGGGAAATATGATGATCGTCGTAAAGCCAAATAAAAAAGCCATTGAAAGAAAGAACATAACGATTGATGATATCGAGAAGAGATTGAAGTCTTTACGAAGGACAAAGATAAGACAGACAGGGGATGTGATTGAAGTGGCTCCAACCGGGGAGGAGACGTACCGTGAATTACAGAGAATAAACGAAGAAATCAAAAATATAAAGATAAAGGGAATTGACGGAATAAAAAGGGCCATAATAAGGAAGGAAAAAGGTGAGTATATAATCTATACGGAAGGTAGCAACTTTGAGAAAGTACTGGCTATAGAGGGCGTAGATAAAACCAGAACGACCACGAACGACATCTATGCCATATATACTGTTCTGGGAGTTGAGGCGGCGAGAAATGCGATTATACACGAGGCATATAATACGCTTCAGGAGCAAGGGTTGAACGTTGATATACGCCACATAATGCTTGTTGCGGATACGATGACAGCAGATGGAACAATTCGCTCCATAGGCAGGCAGGGCATCAGCGGAGAAAAAAGTTCGGTCATTGCAAGGGCTGCTTTCGAAATTACGGTAAACCATTTACTGAGGGCTGCAAAGAGGGGAGAAATAGACGAATTGAGAGGAGTGGCGGAGAATATCATAGTTGGCCAGCCAATAAAATTAGGAACGGGTTCAGTTGAACTTTCTGTTGATGTAAGTAAAATGGGTAAAGGTGAGTAA
- a CDS encoding 50S ribosomal protein L30e, which produces MDIAKELSRVLSTGKVRMGFKEAMKTNDAKMFIVSNDCPMKKEVMELAGDDTPVFIYNENSTELGSICKKPFSISVMTVVDTGTSNIMELGK; this is translated from the coding sequence ATGGATATTGCAAAAGAGTTGAGTAGGGTTTTATCTACAGGTAAAGTGCGTATGGGCTTTAAGGAAGCAATGAAGACGAATGATGCAAAGATGTTTATAGTTTCAAATGACTGCCCTATGAAAAAGGAGGTTATGGAACTCGCAGGAGATGATACACCAGTGTTTATCTATAATGAGAATAGTACAGAGCTTGGGAGCATATGTAAAAAACCTTTCAGTATCTCCGTTATGACAGTGGTGGATACGGGTACGTCCAACATAATGGAACTAGGGAAATAA
- a CDS encoding NusA-like transcription termination signal-binding factor, whose product MKITLSNEEMRYIVLAEDITRAPIIDCVEKENRVTFIVEKGKLGKAIGKNAKNIKNLESKLKKEVKFVEYDTDKKVFITNLFKPYKLDEIVVMEGEDGTIVNVTITQGDKGKAIGKNGRNINILRDIAKRHHDIIQLKIL is encoded by the coding sequence ATGAAAATAACATTATCAAATGAAGAAATGCGTTATATCGTACTTGCAGAGGATATAACAAGAGCACCTATCATAGACTGTGTGGAAAAGGAAAACAGGGTAACCTTTATAGTTGAAAAAGGAAAACTGGGCAAGGCTATCGGGAAAAATGCCAAGAACATAAAAAATCTTGAAAGTAAGCTTAAGAAAGAAGTGAAATTTGTTGAATACGATACTGATAAAAAAGTATTCATCACAAATTTATTCAAACCGTACAAACTTGATGAGATAGTCGTGATGGAAGGCGAGGACGGTACGATAGTAAATGTTACAATAACCCAGGGAGATAAAGGAAAAGCCATTGGGAAAAATGGGAGGAACATAAACATTCTGAGGGATATAGCAAAACGTCATCACGATATAATCCAATTGAAGATTTTATAA
- a CDS encoding Mut7-C RNAse domain-containing protein: MRFLCDQMLGTLVKWLRIMGHDTEYARNENDDELIKKAYAEERVLITRDKQLSKRYKNSVLITSTELKDQIKKVIEAMDIRIEEKDMLSRCTLCNVPVIKISKEEVVKKVPPYAHKTHDNFWICPKCNRVYWLGTHWENMKQFIEKIRDRG; encoded by the coding sequence ATGAGATTTCTCTGTGACCAGATGCTTGGCACTCTTGTAAAGTGGTTGCGTATCATGGGGCATGATACGGAATATGCAAGAAATGAAAACGATGATGAGCTTATTAAAAAAGCGTATGCCGAGGAAAGAGTTTTGATAACGCGTGATAAGCAGTTATCTAAAAGATATAAAAATTCAGTATTAATAACGAGTACAGAACTTAAAGACCAGATAAAAAAAGTGATTGAAGCGATGGATATTAGAATAGAAGAAAAAGATATGCTCAGCAGGTGTACTTTATGCAATGTTCCCGTGATAAAAATAAGTAAAGAGGAAGTCGTTAAAAAAGTGCCGCCATATGCCCATAAAACACACGACAATTTCTGGATTTGCCCAAAATGCAATCGCGTCTATTGGCTCGGCACCCACTGGGAGAACATGAAACAATTTATAGAAAAAATAAGGGATCGCGGATAA
- the ileS gene encoding isoleucine--tRNA ligase, translated as MGNDKAHSTEERYDPPKVEQDIINFWEENNIFEKVLELRKGGKKFVFLEGPPTANGLPHPGHVLTRTMKDVILRYKTMNGYYIERKAGWDTHGLPVEIEVEKSLGLKNKQEIEEYGIKRFNDECKKSVFRYEEAWKEMTKRIGFWIDMGNPYITLKNDYIESVWWSLKKAWEKGLLSRGYRVTPYCPRCGTTLSSHEVAQGYREVTDPSIFIKFRVEGKDGYFLVWTTTPWTLISNVALAVNPDEWYIKIEYEGEKLILSEERAEVLLKGEEYKILDGWKGEELIGMKYEPLYRYANPDKDCWRVIGADFVSMDEGTGIVHIAPAFGEEDYEVGQKYDLPVVQLVRQDGTFPPEVEKWAGMFVKDADESIIEDLRSRELLMSVQKYTHQYPFCWRCDSPLIYYAIESWFIKMSELREQIVKNNEKISWHPGYLKHGRFGEFIKDVRDWSLSRERYWGTPLPIWECKKCGNEICVGSVEELRNLSENFPEEYDLHRPFVDKLEVKCPECEEKMKREEGVIDAWYDSGSAFFAQWHYPFENQEKFRDNFPADFICEAIDQTRGWFYSLLAVSTLNFDDISYKKILSLGHILDKEGQKMSKKARNYIEPNEIFNREGADAMRWYLVSASAPWSPKRFYQQVVRDSLGKFLMTVWNIYSFYFTYSSLDNFDYKTKKVAFEKRGLLDKWILSRLHNLIRDVTEKIENFELHKAARDIEDFVIKDVSNWYIRNSRKRFWLEEETVDKLAGYSTIYELLMTLSKLIAPFVPFISEKIYHSIGEGESVHLCDYPVCHEEVIDEELERKMDKVREITELARSLRAKEGIKLRYPLPRAVIVTSDDISGLSDILRDEINVKKVEFSDSIAPFVEKAVRPNYSSLGPEFKDKASYVASIIKKTPPDKIENMKVEVDGKEYILGREDYLLEEKEKEGFAVGGSNKDSVILDTRQTPELIAEGFSREIVRRIQEMRKDMNMNMEDRIVSVIGISEGRVKGWKEYIKKETRSQNLIFGNVSGDMVKEWNIDGEKISIGIKRL; from the coding sequence ATGGGTAACGACAAAGCACATTCGACAGAGGAAAGATACGATCCCCCGAAAGTTGAACAGGATATAATCAATTTTTGGGAAGAAAACAATATATTTGAGAAGGTATTGGAACTCAGAAAAGGTGGAAAGAAATTTGTATTCCTTGAAGGGCCGCCCACCGCGAATGGGCTTCCCCACCCCGGGCATGTGCTGACGAGAACGATGAAGGATGTCATATTGCGTTACAAAACGATGAACGGTTACTACATAGAAAGGAAGGCGGGATGGGATACTCACGGATTACCCGTTGAAATAGAGGTCGAAAAATCTCTTGGATTAAAAAATAAGCAGGAGATAGAGGAATATGGTATAAAAAGATTCAACGATGAATGCAAAAAAAGCGTTTTTAGATATGAGGAAGCATGGAAGGAAATGACAAAGCGCATAGGCTTCTGGATAGATATGGGTAATCCTTACATAACGCTAAAAAATGACTACATCGAGTCTGTCTGGTGGTCTCTCAAAAAGGCGTGGGAGAAAGGATTACTATCCAGGGGATACAGGGTCACTCCATACTGCCCGAGATGCGGTACAACACTTTCATCTCATGAAGTGGCACAGGGATATAGGGAAGTCACTGACCCATCCATTTTCATAAAATTTAGAGTCGAAGGGAAAGATGGCTATTTCCTTGTATGGACAACCACGCCATGGACACTCATATCAAATGTGGCTTTGGCAGTAAATCCAGATGAATGGTACATCAAAATTGAATATGAAGGAGAAAAACTCATCCTTTCAGAGGAGAGGGCAGAAGTTTTGCTAAAAGGAGAGGAATACAAAATTCTGGACGGGTGGAAAGGGGAGGAGTTGATCGGTATGAAATATGAGCCCCTTTACAGATATGCAAACCCTGATAAGGATTGCTGGCGTGTGATAGGTGCGGATTTTGTCTCTATGGATGAAGGGACGGGCATAGTCCATATCGCCCCTGCATTCGGCGAGGAAGATTATGAGGTGGGGCAGAAATACGATCTGCCCGTTGTGCAGCTGGTCCGGCAGGACGGGACATTTCCGCCAGAAGTGGAAAAATGGGCAGGGATGTTTGTGAAAGATGCAGATGAAAGCATAATAGAAGATTTAAGGAGCAGAGAACTCTTAATGTCGGTCCAGAAATATACGCACCAGTACCCGTTTTGCTGGCGTTGTGATTCCCCCCTGATTTACTATGCGATCGAGTCATGGTTTATAAAAATGTCAGAATTGAGGGAGCAAATCGTAAAAAACAATGAAAAAATATCATGGCATCCCGGGTACCTAAAACATGGGCGGTTTGGGGAATTCATTAAAGATGTGAGGGATTGGTCCCTTTCTAGAGAAAGATATTGGGGAACACCATTGCCGATATGGGAATGCAAGAAGTGCGGAAATGAAATTTGTGTCGGAAGCGTCGAAGAACTTAGGAATTTATCAGAAAATTTTCCAGAGGAATACGACCTGCACAGGCCATTTGTGGATAAATTGGAAGTCAAATGTCCGGAATGCGAGGAAAAAATGAAAAGGGAAGAAGGAGTCATAGATGCATGGTATGATTCCGGCTCTGCGTTCTTTGCACAATGGCATTATCCATTTGAAAACCAAGAAAAATTCAGGGATAATTTTCCTGCCGATTTCATATGCGAAGCGATAGATCAAACCAGAGGATGGTTCTACTCACTGCTTGCCGTCTCAACGCTCAATTTTGACGATATATCATACAAAAAAATTCTTTCCTTAGGACATATACTGGACAAGGAAGGACAGAAAATGTCCAAAAAAGCAAGAAACTACATCGAACCAAATGAGATATTTAACAGGGAAGGCGCAGATGCGATGAGATGGTATCTCGTATCTGCATCGGCCCCGTGGTCGCCAAAGCGTTTTTACCAGCAGGTTGTAAGGGATTCACTTGGAAAATTTTTGATGACCGTGTGGAATATCTATTCATTTTACTTCACATATTCATCACTAGACAACTTTGATTACAAGACAAAAAAAGTGGCATTTGAGAAAAGAGGGTTATTGGACAAATGGATTCTTTCCAGACTACACAATCTAATCAGGGATGTGACTGAAAAAATTGAAAATTTTGAATTGCATAAGGCAGCCAGAGACATAGAAGACTTTGTTATAAAGGACGTTAGCAACTGGTATATACGAAATTCCAGAAAGAGGTTCTGGCTCGAGGAAGAAACTGTCGATAAACTTGCAGGTTATTCAACAATATATGAATTACTTATGACATTATCAAAACTTATCGCACCTTTTGTTCCATTCATATCCGAGAAAATTTATCATAGCATCGGCGAAGGAGAAAGCGTTCACTTATGCGATTATCCGGTCTGCCATGAGGAAGTAATAGACGAAGAGCTTGAAAGAAAAATGGATAAAGTTAGAGAGATAACGGAATTAGCTCGTTCGTTACGGGCAAAAGAAGGAATAAAACTCAGATACCCTCTCCCCAGAGCCGTTATCGTGACCAGTGATGACATATCCGGTCTGTCAGATATATTGAGAGACGAAATAAATGTTAAGAAGGTGGAATTTTCTGACAGCATTGCTCCGTTTGTGGAGAAAGCGGTTAGGCCAAATTATTCTTCTCTCGGGCCCGAATTTAAAGATAAAGCATCATACGTTGCATCTATTATTAAGAAAACTCCACCAGATAAAATAGAGAATATGAAAGTGGAAGTGGACGGAAAAGAATATATCTTGGGCAGGGAAGATTATCTGCTAGAGGAGAAGGAAAAAGAGGGTTTCGCAGTTGGAGGGAGTAATAAAGACAGTGTTATCTTGGATACAAGGCAAACTCCAGAACTTATTGCAGAAGGTTTTTCTAGAGAAATTGTGAGAAGGATACAGGAGATGAGAAAAGATATGAATATGAATATGGAAGATAGAATAGTTTCAGTAATAGGAATAAGTGAGGGAAGGGTTAAGGGTTGGAAGGAATATATCAAAAAAGAAACCCGCTCCCAAAATTTGATATTTGGCAATGTTTCAGGCGATATGGTCAAGGAGTGGAATATTGACGGGGAGAAGATAAGTATTGGAATAAAAAGGTTGTAA
- a CDS encoding mRNA surveillance protein pelota produces MKIIYKNLKDGEIKVLVQNTDDCWHLYNLIEEGDLASAFTYRTKKQSDDKKREGKGEKEGMYLTIRVKGVSFQKFSDRLRVQGIIEGGIQDIGKHHTLNLKPGSEIKIKKDWKGYHLKRLDEAVKASRQPSIVVLSMDDETATIAVIHQYGMEKIADIYSGRTGKFYESKDNRKEYYGEILSKIKEFDLPIVIVGPGFAKENFVSFIKEREKIENCIVDGTGHAGMTGVKEAINRGIVERIVEESALAKESRLVEKLLEEISKDGPVTYGEKEVEGAVKSGAAEKILILTKMLRDKEDLLEIAENMGAKVYTISDMHEGGEKLSALGGIAAFLRYKIS; encoded by the coding sequence ATGAAGATAATATACAAAAACCTCAAGGACGGGGAAATAAAAGTGCTCGTACAGAATACGGATGATTGCTGGCATCTCTACAACCTGATTGAGGAAGGTGATCTGGCATCTGCATTTACGTACAGGACAAAAAAACAATCTGACGATAAAAAAAGAGAGGGAAAGGGAGAAAAAGAAGGGATGTATCTTACCATAAGAGTTAAAGGAGTGTCTTTCCAGAAGTTTTCCGACCGTCTCAGGGTGCAGGGAATTATTGAAGGAGGAATCCAGGACATAGGAAAGCATCATACGCTGAATCTAAAACCTGGAAGCGAAATAAAAATAAAAAAAGACTGGAAGGGGTATCATCTGAAAAGATTGGACGAGGCCGTCAAAGCAAGCAGGCAGCCATCTATTGTTGTTCTTTCAATGGACGATGAAACAGCCACCATAGCGGTAATACACCAGTACGGCATGGAAAAAATAGCCGACATATATTCGGGGCGTACGGGAAAATTTTATGAAAGCAAGGACAACAGGAAAGAATATTATGGGGAGATTCTATCAAAAATTAAAGAATTTGATCTTCCGATTGTGATAGTTGGTCCTGGCTTTGCCAAAGAAAATTTTGTTTCATTTATCAAGGAAAGAGAAAAAATCGAAAATTGTATCGTTGACGGAACAGGGCATGCAGGAATGACAGGGGTGAAAGAGGCAATAAACAGGGGGATTGTGGAAAGGATTGTTGAGGAATCCGCGCTGGCAAAAGAATCGAGGCTTGTCGAAAAGCTCCTTGAAGAGATATCGAAAGACGGGCCTGTAACATACGGAGAAAAGGAGGTTGAGGGGGCAGTTAAATCTGGAGCTGCTGAAAAAATTCTTATTTTAACCAAAATGTTGAGGGACAAGGAAGATTTACTTGAGATAGCAGAGAATATGGGGGCAAAAGTATATACAATAAGCGATATGCATGAGGGGGGGGAAAAGCTGTCCGCCTTGGGGGGTATTGCTGCATTCCTGAGGTACAAAATCAGCTAA